From a region of the Pseudanabaena sp. ABRG5-3 genome:
- a CDS encoding restriction endonuclease, with translation MLPILKKLSDNKVYGSSGIRSYIIEQFSVTDEEQLQRTPNGKQFLLFNRVAWSISYLRTAGLIYSPQRGQYQISEIGKKILKNPPARITIKFLKSIAPENIANSTKTKDSNGDNESSESLEKTPDEMMEEGFERINSELSRMLLKNLEEVSPYRFESIVVDLLIKMGYGGSDFENGEVTQKSADEGIDGIIKEDKLGLDKIYIQAKRWKQGLSKIGRPEIQKFVGALDGQRAKKGIFITTAFFSKEAIEYADKTNVSIVLIDGKKLTKLIIDYEVGITIKDIYRIGKIDTDYFIEE, from the coding sequence ATGTTACCAATATTGAAAAAATTAAGCGATAACAAAGTTTATGGTTCATCAGGTATAAGGTCATACATTATCGAGCAATTTTCTGTTACAGATGAAGAACAATTACAGAGAACTCCAAATGGAAAACAATTTTTGCTATTTAATCGGGTTGCTTGGTCGATTTCTTATCTACGAACCGCAGGTTTAATTTATAGCCCCCAAAGAGGACAATATCAAATCTCTGAAATCGGCAAAAAAATACTCAAGAATCCGCCAGCTAGAATCACTATAAAATTCTTAAAAAGCATTGCTCCCGAAAACATTGCAAATTCGACAAAAACAAAAGATAGCAATGGGGATAATGAATCTTCAGAGTCACTTGAAAAAACTCCAGATGAAATGATGGAGGAAGGATTTGAGAGGATTAATTCTGAACTATCCAGAATGTTACTAAAAAATCTTGAGGAGGTTTCACCTTATAGATTTGAATCTATAGTTGTAGACCTACTAATCAAAATGGGTTATGGAGGATCAGACTTTGAAAATGGCGAAGTCACACAAAAATCTGCTGATGAAGGAATTGATGGAATTATTAAAGAAGATAAGCTTGGTCTAGATAAAATTTACATACAAGCTAAACGTTGGAAACAAGGATTAAGCAAAATTGGGAGACCAGAAATCCAAAAATTTGTGGGTGCTTTAGATGGGCAAAGAGCCAAGAAAGGTATTTTTATTACAACTGCATTTTTCTCAAAAGAAGCAATTGAATATGCTGATAAAACCAATGTTTCTATAGTCTTGATTGATGGTAAGAAACTAACAAAGTTGATAATAGACTATGAAGTAGGTATTACAATTAAAGATATTTATAGGATTGGAAAGATTGATACAGATTACTTTATTGAAGAATAA
- a CDS encoding Uma2 family endonuclease — translation MLQIDRQYLPTSDELPDSDDTPVDNEDQNFVPNLLLFLLEYIWKSRDDWYFGVDMGIYHTTGVSPRVPAVPDGFLSLGVERRKNGGSRSSYVMWEEEDTAPILALEVVSHTYGDEYEKKLDIYRQLGVKYYVIYNPQFWRRDGHLPFEVYKLVDGDYQLQIGEPLWMPEIGLGIGRIVLPSDRFSREVLSWFDQKGDRYLTADEQVDLERQRADEAKKQVESLMAKLRSLGISEE, via the coding sequence ATGCTACAAATAGATCGCCAATATCTACCCACCAGCGACGAATTACCTGATTCCGATGATACACCTGTGGATAACGAAGACCAGAATTTTGTACCGAATTTACTATTGTTCTTATTGGAATATATTTGGAAAAGTCGCGATGATTGGTACTTTGGTGTCGATATGGGGATCTATCACACCACTGGCGTAAGTCCTAGAGTTCCCGCAGTTCCTGATGGATTTTTGAGCTTGGGAGTGGAACGTCGTAAAAATGGTGGATCACGTAGCAGCTATGTGATGTGGGAGGAAGAAGATACCGCACCGATTTTGGCTTTAGAAGTTGTATCCCATACATACGGTGATGAATATGAAAAGAAGTTGGATATTTATCGCCAATTAGGTGTCAAATATTATGTGATTTACAATCCTCAATTCTGGCGGCGCGATGGACATTTACCTTTTGAGGTTTATAAATTAGTTGATGGTGATTACCAATTACAGATTGGTGAGCCTCTATGGATGCCAGAAATCGGTTTAGGGATTGGACGTATTGTCTTGCCAAGTGATCGCTTTAGTCGTGAGGTTTTAAGCTGGTTTGATCAAAAAGGCGATCGCTATCTCACTGCTGATGAACAAGTTGATTTAGAAAGACAACGGGCTGATGAGGCAAAGAAACAGGTGGAATCGTTAATGGCAAAGTTGCGATCGCTTGGTATTTCTGAAGAGTAG
- a CDS encoding antitoxin: MVTQYQVRLFHNGRNQTLNIPHALEMPSNDVVIRKDGERLIIEPFKKRSLLELLATLEDIDEDFPNVDEGLVPLDNIQL, encoded by the coding sequence ATGGTTACTCAATATCAAGTTCGGTTATTTCATAATGGGCGCAATCAAACTCTGAATATTCCTCATGCGTTGGAAATGCCTAGTAATGATGTGGTTATTCGTAAAGATGGTGAGAGACTAATTATTGAGCCATTTAAGAAAAGATCTTTATTGGAGTTATTGGCAACGTTGGAAGATATTGATGAAGATTTTCCCAATGTTGATGAAGGACTAGTTCCACTTGATAATATTCAGCTTTAG
- a CDS encoding aspartyl/asparaginyl beta-hydroxylase domain-containing protein, producing the protein MYKNSQDFPFTKILEDNWLTIRRELEQLSDRSFVEWPEKHLYQDGWDIFGLYAFGMKLDKNCQLCPETTKLVEQIPNLVTAGFSSLKVGTHIKPHTGYPDGVLRCHLGLVGCEGCGLRVGDETRGWEEGKTFVFDDTTEHEAWNRGTQTRIVLLLDFKYPVDEEQSNNLEDKSVMELLKGALPFFKKK; encoded by the coding sequence ATGTATAAAAATTCTCAAGATTTCCCTTTTACCAAGATTTTAGAAGACAATTGGCTCACTATCCGTCGTGAACTCGAACAACTTAGCGATCGCAGTTTTGTGGAATGGCCAGAAAAGCACCTCTACCAAGATGGCTGGGATATTTTTGGTTTGTACGCTTTTGGTATGAAGCTAGATAAAAATTGCCAACTCTGTCCTGAAACCACCAAACTAGTTGAGCAAATTCCTAATCTCGTTACCGCAGGTTTTTCCTCTCTCAAAGTTGGAACTCACATTAAGCCCCATACTGGCTATCCCGATGGAGTACTACGTTGTCATTTGGGATTAGTCGGTTGCGAAGGCTGTGGGCTAAGAGTTGGCGATGAAACTCGCGGTTGGGAAGAGGGCAAGACCTTTGTGTTTGACGACACCACCGAGCATGAGGCATGGAATCGCGGTACACAAACCCGCATCGTTTTACTCTTAGATTTTAAATATCCTGTAGATGAAGAACAGTCTAATAATTTAGAGGATAAGAGTGTGATGGAATTACTCAAGGGAGCTTTGCCATTCTTTAAGAAGAAGTAA
- a CDS encoding phosphate ABC transporter substrate-binding protein, with the protein MSQGKETTVLVLSLLVTAGIAGGGYWFFSNQSKSTQSPTSTATPETTSPTATKTSAPTPTSLNFDTSLPNPNVLEIDGSTTMVTLIKELQTTYSQVNPNIPTTFGLPDGKPNGSSQGLQNLISGSIAIAATSRPLKAAEAQAGVQLVPIAKDAIAVVVGINNPFKGNLTKDQVRDIYQGKITNWSQVGGTNQPIKVINRAMTSGTREAFQDIVLLGQSFPADSPNFITWKQDETTAILRDLGDNGISYATVSQVEKQEIVRIIPIDGINATDIAAIKSGKYPISRSLFLGAKKTTSPVVKQFIEFALSPQGQQIVQKLGFIPMQ; encoded by the coding sequence ATGTCACAGGGCAAAGAAACTACCGTTTTAGTTCTGTCATTACTGGTCACAGCAGGCATCGCTGGTGGTGGCTATTGGTTCTTTTCCAACCAGAGTAAGTCTACTCAATCCCCAACTTCTACAGCCACACCTGAAACCACATCTCCTACAGCTACTAAAACCAGTGCGCCAACTCCAACCAGCTTAAATTTTGATACATCTTTGCCCAATCCCAATGTTTTGGAAATTGACGGCAGTACCACAATGGTGACGCTAATTAAAGAACTGCAGACTACCTATAGCCAAGTTAATCCGAATATCCCTACCACATTTGGATTGCCCGATGGTAAGCCCAATGGTTCTAGTCAAGGTTTACAAAATCTGATCAGTGGCTCGATCGCGATCGCTGCAACCTCACGACCTCTCAAAGCCGCAGAAGCCCAAGCAGGTGTCCAACTAGTGCCGATCGCGAAAGATGCGATCGCGGTAGTAGTGGGAATTAACAATCCCTTTAAAGGCAATTTAACTAAGGATCAAGTCCGCGATATTTATCAGGGCAAAATTACCAATTGGTCACAAGTTGGTGGTACAAATCAGCCGATTAAAGTGATTAATCGCGCAATGACAAGCGGTACTAGAGAAGCTTTTCAAGATATCGTCCTCCTCGGTCAAAGCTTTCCTGCGGATAGTCCTAACTTCATTACTTGGAAACAGGATGAAACGACCGCAATTTTGCGAGATTTAGGCGATAATGGCATTAGTTATGCCACAGTTTCTCAAGTGGAAAAGCAGGAAATTGTGAGGATTATCCCGATAGATGGCATAAATGCCACTGATATCGCCGCAATTAAATCTGGTAAGTATCCGATCAGTCGCAGTTTGTTTTTAGGGGCAAAGAAAACAACTAGCCCTGTAGTTAAGCAATTTATCGAGTTTGCCCTTTCGCCTCAAGGTCAGCAAATTGTCCAGAAATTGGGATTCATTCCTATGCAATAA
- a CDS encoding cytochrome c biogenesis protein codes for MFQQLRFQANQIWRHQVVAVLANLKVAIALLLLIALFSILGTVIEQGQTLDFYRENYPEHPALFGFLSYKVILAIGLEHVYGSWWFLTLLILFGTSLTACTFNRQLPILKASKRWFYYTKPQSFAKLPLATEIVGGNLTQLAQSLQSKNYKVYQADDRLYARKGLVGRIGPIVVHASMLLVLIGSIWGSMTGFIAQEMVPSGETFQVKNITEAGMWSASQVPKDWSVRVNRFWIDYTPTGRIDQFYSDLSVLDKDGKEVDRQTIHVNKPLKYKGVSFYQANWDIHAIKFTLNNSPVLQLPVNKLESQNGGRQVWGTWIPTKPDLSAGVTLITPDLQGTFLIYDEQGNLLTTVRTNGKAEVNGVTFTLKEAIGSTGLQIKADPGIPIVYAGFGLLMLGVVMSYISHSQVWALQVGDRLYVGGKTNRAQVSFEAELVDVTNVVDQGAIASGVAA; via the coding sequence GTGTTTCAACAACTCCGATTTCAGGCAAACCAAATTTGGCGACATCAGGTCGTGGCAGTCCTTGCCAATCTCAAGGTAGCGATCGCCCTTTTATTATTGATTGCCCTGTTTAGCATCCTTGGCACGGTGATCGAGCAAGGGCAAACCCTTGATTTCTATCGCGAAAATTATCCTGAACATCCTGCCCTATTTGGTTTCCTATCGTACAAAGTGATTTTGGCGATCGGATTAGAACATGTTTACGGTAGTTGGTGGTTTCTCACTTTGCTGATTTTGTTTGGTACAAGTCTCACCGCTTGCACTTTCAATCGTCAATTGCCCATCCTTAAAGCTTCTAAGCGTTGGTTTTACTACACCAAGCCTCAAAGTTTTGCGAAATTGCCCCTTGCCACCGAAATTGTCGGCGGTAATCTCACACAGCTAGCACAATCATTACAGTCTAAAAATTACAAGGTTTATCAAGCCGACGATCGCCTTTATGCTCGTAAAGGACTTGTTGGCAGAATTGGTCCCATCGTCGTTCACGCCAGTATGTTGCTGGTTTTAATTGGCTCAATCTGGGGTTCGATGACAGGTTTTATCGCTCAGGAAATGGTTCCCAGTGGTGAGACATTTCAAGTAAAAAATATTACTGAAGCAGGGATGTGGTCGGCTTCCCAAGTTCCCAAGGATTGGTCAGTGCGCGTTAATCGCTTTTGGATTGATTACACACCGACGGGAAGAATCGATCAGTTCTATTCCGATTTATCAGTTCTCGATAAGGATGGAAAGGAAGTCGATCGCCAAACCATTCATGTGAATAAACCTTTGAAATATAAGGGAGTCAGCTTCTATCAAGCAAACTGGGATATTCACGCAATTAAGTTTACGCTCAATAACAGTCCTGTTCTGCAATTGCCTGTCAATAAATTGGAATCTCAAAATGGTGGGCGGCAAGTTTGGGGAACATGGATTCCAACGAAGCCCGATCTCAGTGCAGGCGTAACCCTCATTACGCCAGATTTGCAAGGTACTTTCTTGATTTATGACGAGCAAGGAAATCTGCTCACGACAGTGCGGACTAATGGTAAAGCAGAGGTTAATGGTGTTACCTTTACGCTAAAAGAAGCGATCGGTAGCACGGGTTTACAAATCAAAGCCGACCCTGGAATTCCCATTGTTTACGCAGGATTTGGGCTGTTGATGTTGGGTGTAGTGATGAGCTATATCAGTCATTCACAGGTATGGGCTTTACAGGTTGGCGATCGCCTTTATGTCGGAGGTAAGACCAATCGCGCCCAAGTCAGTTTTGAGGCAGAATTAGTCGATGTTACGAATGTGGTTGATCAAGGTGCGATCGCTTCTGGAGTTGCTGCCTAA
- a CDS encoding Uma2 family endonuclease, giving the protein MIANPQFNYITPEEYLEMEETSDIKHEYIDGYVYAMAGANDPHVTIALNMAFVIRSHLRGSNCRVYMSDMKARIDSLNRFYYPDVMVTCDPRDTQTPNHKSFPKLIIEVLSKSTEGFDRGDKFADYQQLETLEEYVLINTKRQRLDCFRKESGRWFLATYSEEQEIFRLASINFEGKFVDLYEDVSFTESL; this is encoded by the coding sequence ATGATTGCCAATCCGCAATTTAATTATATAACTCCAGAAGAATATCTCGAAATGGAGGAAACCAGCGATATCAAACATGAATATATCGATGGATATGTTTATGCAATGGCTGGAGCAAATGATCCCCATGTGACGATCGCTTTAAATATGGCTTTTGTAATTCGCAGTCACTTGCGTGGTTCTAATTGTCGAGTCTACATGTCCGATATGAAAGCACGGATAGACTCATTAAATCGCTTTTACTATCCTGATGTCATGGTAACTTGCGATCCTAGAGATACTCAAACTCCAAATCACAAAAGCTTTCCTAAACTAATTATCGAAGTTCTCTCAAAATCTACTGAGGGATTCGACCGAGGTGATAAATTTGCTGATTATCAACAATTAGAAACCCTAGAAGAATATGTTTTAATTAATACCAAACGTCAACGCCTTGATTGTTTTCGGAAAGAATCAGGACGCTGGTTTTTAGCAACATATTCCGAAGAGCAAGAAATTTTCCGACTAGCTAGCATTAATTTTGAAGGCAAGTTTGTGGATCTGTACGAAGATGTTAGTTTTACGGAATCTTTATGA
- a CDS encoding cob(I)yrinic acid a,c-diamide adenosyltransferase encodes MAAIGIMTAQVRPEREIGQIHVYDGTGKGKSQAALGVVLRSLGLGMSDTSPFGTRILLLRFLKGSEREYSEDAAISALQQGFPHLIDHVRTGRSEFFDAEHVTPFDRQEAERGWAIAKGAMASGLYSVVVLDEINPVLDLGLIPADHVVKDLKNKPPHLEVICTGRGAPQALIDIADLHSEMRSHDDAHAEKYDVTGIEIYTGAGKGKSTSALGRSLKAIGTGISRDLSHRVLIMQWLKGGAGYTEDAAIAALKRGYPHVIDHQRCGRDAIVWRGQQQEIDCIEAQRGWEIAQAAIASGLYKTIILDELNPTVDLDLLPVEPICQALLKKSRDTEVIITGRCLNNPAYFDLASVHSEMVCHKHYAEKGVDLKRGVDF; translated from the coding sequence ATGGCAGCGATTGGCATCATGACCGCACAGGTGCGTCCCGAACGTGAGATCGGACAAATCCATGTTTATGACGGCACAGGCAAAGGTAAATCACAGGCGGCTCTCGGCGTAGTCCTGCGATCGCTGGGCTTAGGGATGTCCGATACCTCACCCTTTGGCACAAGAATCTTACTATTACGCTTTCTCAAAGGCTCCGAGCGTGAATATTCCGAAGATGCCGCAATTTCTGCATTACAACAGGGATTTCCCCACTTAATCGATCATGTGCGAACTGGACGCTCTGAGTTTTTCGATGCCGAACATGTTACCCCCTTCGATCGCCAAGAAGCCGAACGGGGTTGGGCGATCGCTAAAGGGGCAATGGCATCAGGACTTTATTCCGTAGTTGTTTTAGATGAAATTAATCCCGTACTCGATTTAGGCTTAATTCCTGCCGATCACGTTGTTAAAGATTTAAAAAATAAACCACCCCATCTCGAAGTGATCTGCACAGGACGAGGCGCACCTCAAGCTCTAATTGATATCGCCGACCTGCATTCGGAAATGCGATCGCACGATGATGCCCATGCGGAAAAATATGATGTGACGGGGATTGAGATTTATACAGGTGCGGGTAAAGGGAAAAGTACTTCGGCATTAGGAAGATCTCTCAAAGCGATCGGTACTGGCATCAGTCGCGATTTATCCCACCGAGTTCTGATTATGCAATGGCTCAAGGGCGGCGCAGGCTATACCGAAGATGCAGCGATTGCGGCGCTCAAGCGTGGTTATCCCCATGTGATCGATCATCAACGCTGTGGACGTGATGCGATCGTTTGGCGTGGTCAACAGCAGGAAATCGACTGCATCGAAGCGCAACGGGGTTGGGAGATTGCTCAAGCAGCGATCGCTTCAGGACTGTATAAAACGATCATTCTGGATGAACTCAATCCTACTGTCGATCTCGATTTATTACCCGTAGAGCCAATTTGCCAAGCGTTACTTAAAAAATCTCGCGATACGGAAGTAATCATCACAGGACGCTGCCTCAACAACCCAGCCTACTTTGATCTTGCGTCAGTCCATTCGGAAATGGTCTGCCACAAACATTACGCCGAAAAAGGCGTGGATCTCAAGCGTGGCGTAGACTTTTAA
- a CDS encoding type II toxin-antitoxin system VapC family toxin, translated as MTYRYLLDTNIVSDLVKHPTGKVAQRIAEVGELSICTSIIVASELRFGAEKSSSPRLKEQVDQILELMVVLPLDSPVEFYYAEIRAYLEREGIPIGANDLLIAAHGLALNLTVVTANIREFSRVPNLAVENWLV; from the coding sequence ATGACTTATCGCTATTTGCTAGACACAAATATTGTCTCGGATTTAGTCAAACATCCTACTGGAAAGGTTGCTCAACGTATTGCTGAAGTCGGAGAATTGAGTATCTGTACCAGCATTATTGTTGCTTCTGAGCTACGGTTTGGCGCTGAAAAAAGTAGTTCACCTCGATTAAAAGAGCAAGTAGATCAAATTCTTGAGTTAATGGTGGTGTTACCCCTTGATTCTCCTGTTGAGTTTTATTATGCAGAGATTCGGGCATATTTGGAGCGGGAGGGAATACCGATTGGAGCTAATGATTTGCTGATTGCGGCGCATGGTTTGGCACTCAATTTAACGGTTGTGACAGCAAATATACGTGAATTTTCCCGTGTGCCAAATTTGGCGGTTGAGAATTGGTTGGTTTAA
- a CDS encoding Hsp70 family protein: MNAIAIDFGSSNTVIARWNIATNQPETLNFENLNRPAPLNALVPSLLYVQNAQEEIVEIGQYVIDRGKDRPQPRLFNQIKRRLVANVGYSPRLDNVKVTPEWVGNQFLRQLLNKLRSQQIFPSEVILTAPVQAYEKYLRWLEECSVEIFASNLPTLEVPRIRIIDEPTAAALGYEAIAPSALVLVIDFGGGTLDLSLVRLPKSDNVVKWGEQIGVNRSQWTEHKAEAIAKTGYTLGGEDIDQWLVQDYLDSREDLNDSDGLRSSSILKLLMERIKIQLSETETASEIFFDVNTQSALEISYTRQQLEQLLDRKGFYRILQLAIDELINRAFNKGILKGDIKHILLVGGCTLIPSVRSFVESYFTMGKVYSHKPFEAIAHGALLLSQGMDVQDYLFHSYAIRHWDRTTEQWKYQPLFRRGQVYPTRRPIELVLRATQPDQSEIALTIGELENRPKGAAEISFDGDRIVMQFNQKENENFQPLQADVNGEGIPQAIAMLDPLGQPDCDRLKVFFSISEKRELLVTAIDLLTQRQLLTDYPAAKLH; the protein is encoded by the coding sequence ATGAATGCGATCGCCATTGACTTTGGTAGTAGTAATACGGTGATTGCTCGATGGAATATCGCTACTAATCAACCTGAAACTTTAAATTTTGAGAACCTCAATCGTCCAGCACCTTTAAATGCCCTTGTGCCATCACTGCTCTATGTGCAGAACGCCCAAGAGGAAATCGTGGAGATTGGTCAATATGTGATCGATAGAGGGAAAGATCGTCCTCAGCCAAGATTGTTCAATCAAATCAAGCGGCGATTGGTGGCGAATGTTGGCTATAGCCCTAGGCTTGATAATGTAAAAGTAACGCCAGAATGGGTGGGCAATCAGTTTTTAAGACAACTCCTCAACAAATTGCGATCGCAACAAATCTTTCCATCGGAAGTAATTTTGACGGCTCCCGTCCAAGCTTACGAGAAATATCTACGCTGGCTAGAGGAATGTAGTGTAGAAATATTTGCTTCAAATTTGCCAACTTTAGAAGTACCACGCATTCGGATTATTGATGAACCAACGGCGGCAGCGCTAGGCTATGAGGCGATCGCCCCCAGTGCATTGGTACTAGTAATTGATTTCGGTGGCGGAACCTTAGATTTGTCACTGGTGCGCTTGCCTAAGAGTGACAATGTGGTGAAATGGGGTGAGCAAATTGGAGTCAATCGTAGTCAATGGACGGAACATAAAGCCGAAGCGATCGCCAAAACTGGTTATACGCTTGGTGGTGAAGATATCGATCAATGGCTAGTTCAGGATTATCTAGATAGCCGTGAAGATCTTAACGATAGCGATGGATTAAGGAGTTCCAGTATTCTGAAGTTATTAATGGAACGGATTAAAATCCAGCTTTCGGAAACAGAAACCGCTTCCGAAATATTTTTTGATGTCAATACCCAATCAGCACTGGAGATTAGCTATACTCGCCAGCAGTTAGAACAGTTACTCGATCGCAAAGGTTTTTATCGAATTCTGCAATTAGCGATCGATGAATTAATTAACCGTGCTTTTAATAAGGGCATTCTCAAAGGTGATATTAAACATATTCTCTTAGTTGGTGGCTGTACGCTCATTCCCTCAGTACGCTCCTTTGTGGAATCCTATTTCACAATGGGGAAAGTCTATAGTCACAAACCCTTTGAAGCGATCGCCCACGGAGCCTTACTGCTCAGTCAGGGAATGGATGTGCAGGACTATCTATTTCATTCCTATGCGATTCGTCATTGGGATCGGACTACGGAACAATGGAAATATCAGCCACTATTTCGGCGCGGTCAGGTTTATCCTACCCGTCGCCCCATCGAGTTAGTACTGAGAGCTACTCAACCCGACCAGTCCGAAATTGCCCTCACGATTGGCGAACTCGAAAATCGTCCCAAGGGTGCTGCTGAGATCAGCTTTGATGGCGATCGCATTGTGATGCAGTTTAACCAAAAAGAGAACGAGAATTTTCAACCCTTACAAGCTGATGTTAATGGGGAAGGTATCCCACAGGCGATCGCCATGCTCGATCCGCTCGGTCAGCCCGACTGCGATCGCCTCAAGGTTTTCTTTAGCATCAGTGAAAAGCGCGAATTATTAGTGACAGCGATCGATTTACTCACTCAACGCCAGTTACTAACCGATTATCCTGCCGCAAAATTGCATTAA
- a CDS encoding GumC family protein produces MTEYPKANYAGKYIDDSFKLAKFFRVLRKRWMVIVAVSVTVFAGNTYYTFTRTPQYRSNASLLINNSTIAVSDIQVPGLPGTSLINLGTEIGILRSRPLIEVAVAKLQQSASSNASKDIDAVTIMNGLEIRPEKDALILRLTYTDSNPKRAREVLTALSETYVEYSLKDRRTKSSTAIKFIQGKLPQVKQQLDKSALAVTQFRKTYNIVDPEVYAAAVFKMREALEAQAQDLQIKIAQFQQQYKSLSSQVGKSPNAAISSAILQQDTPYQSLVKQFQETETNYFLERTRFREDHPTVKALKDRRDELYKLLETRAQSVVGLKGSANIAREPNSTIQQTLATQLFETQTSLAVSQAQLESIRSAQAEVAKAFSQIPQIQQKYIEIQRQLALDTSTYNKLTEKLEELRISEAQEISSWRVLEPPLIPIRPSSPDIEKSLIIGALGGLVLGVLFALLLNRLDQRIREVEEVKEIIDIPLLASIPMTEVASLGAMLSQGILPTSSYYAFKEALSSLALNLRYLGTDNTMKVIAFTSSVPSEGKSTLTYNLSTILAALGYKVLLVDADMRKPTVHKLTNLSNKSGLSTALATPNPWQDLVQVADETGNLHVLTSGSLPPNPMLLLESTKMTALLQEWRQAYDYVLVDTPPVIGITDAQCLTSKVDTFILVAAINRSTRGGIARALEILSTARANVSGLLINMIGSSDSEYHYGYYDQYYLNPKGTEEEIEPDSEVTAIEIAKP; encoded by the coding sequence ATGACTGAATATCCTAAAGCGAACTATGCAGGCAAGTACATCGATGATTCGTTTAAACTTGCCAAATTTTTCCGAGTATTACGCAAACGCTGGATGGTCATCGTAGCCGTTTCTGTCACTGTATTTGCTGGAAACACTTACTACACATTTACCAGAACTCCTCAATACCGTTCAAATGCTTCTCTGCTGATCAATAACTCCACGATCGCAGTATCTGATATCCAAGTCCCCGGTTTACCAGGAACCTCATTAATTAACCTTGGTACAGAAATTGGCATTCTGAGAAGTCGTCCTTTGATTGAAGTTGCTGTCGCTAAATTACAGCAGTCTGCATCAAGTAACGCTTCTAAAGATATAGATGCTGTCACGATCATGAATGGTTTAGAGATTCGCCCCGAAAAAGATGCGTTGATCCTGCGTCTGACCTATACTGACAGCAATCCCAAACGAGCGCGTGAAGTTCTTACTGCCCTATCAGAAACTTATGTCGAATATAGCTTAAAGGATCGCCGTACAAAATCTAGTACTGCCATTAAATTCATTCAAGGTAAGTTACCTCAAGTTAAACAACAACTTGACAAGTCGGCACTCGCAGTTACGCAATTTCGCAAAACTTACAATATCGTCGATCCTGAAGTCTACGCTGCTGCGGTTTTCAAAATGCGCGAAGCTTTAGAGGCTCAAGCTCAAGACTTACAAATCAAAATTGCCCAATTTCAGCAGCAATATAAATCTCTCAGCAGTCAAGTTGGTAAATCACCAAATGCCGCGATTAGTAGCGCAATTCTCCAACAGGATACTCCCTATCAGTCTCTAGTAAAGCAATTTCAAGAAACTGAAACCAACTATTTCTTAGAGCGCACTAGGTTTCGCGAAGATCATCCTACGGTCAAAGCTCTCAAAGACCGTCGTGATGAACTCTACAAATTATTAGAAACTCGCGCACAGTCCGTAGTTGGGCTTAAAGGCAGTGCCAACATTGCTAGAGAACCAAATAGTACAATTCAACAAACTCTTGCAACTCAACTATTTGAAACCCAGACCAGCCTTGCGGTTAGTCAAGCCCAGTTAGAAAGTATTAGAAGCGCTCAGGCTGAGGTTGCTAAAGCTTTTTCACAGATTCCCCAAATTCAGCAAAAGTATATAGAAATCCAAAGACAACTGGCTCTGGATACATCTACGTACAATAAGTTAACTGAAAAACTCGAAGAATTAAGGATCTCGGAAGCTCAAGAAATTTCCTCATGGCGAGTTTTAGAACCACCCCTGATTCCCATAAGACCATCATCACCAGATATTGAGAAAAGCTTGATTATCGGAGCCTTGGGAGGTTTAGTACTAGGAGTCCTATTTGCTTTACTTCTCAACCGCCTTGATCAACGTATTCGTGAAGTAGAAGAAGTGAAGGAAATCATCGATATTCCTTTGCTTGCTTCAATTCCCATGACCGAAGTTGCTTCTTTGGGGGCAATGTTAAGTCAGGGCATTTTGCCAACCAGCAGTTACTATGCCTTTAAGGAAGCCTTGAGTTCGCTAGCCTTAAACTTGCGCTATTTGGGTACGGATAACACGATGAAAGTGATTGCTTTCACTTCATCAGTACCGTCTGAGGGCAAGAGTACTCTTACTTATAACCTGTCTACTATTCTGGCGGCTCTGGGATATAAAGTTCTCTTAGTAGATGCTGATATGCGAAAGCCCACAGTACATAAGCTAACAAATCTAAGTAATAAATCTGGTTTATCCACTGCGTTAGCTACCCCGAATCCTTGGCAAGATCTGGTGCAGGTTGCTGATGAAACGGGTAACTTACATGTCTTGACATCGGGTTCCCTGCCGCCAAATCCGATGTTGTTGCTAGAGTCTACGAAGATGACAGCGCTTTTGCAGGAGTGGAGACAAGCCTATGACTATGTTTTAGTAGATACTCCTCCTGTAATTGGAATAACTGATGCTCAATGTTTAACTTCTAAGGTTGATACTTTTATTCTAGTAGCAGCGATTAATCGCTCTACTAGGGGTGGTATTGCCAGAGCCTTAGAGATTTTATCGACAGCAAGGGCAAATGTTTCTGGTTTATTGATTAATATGATTGGTTCTTCAGATAGTGAATACCATTATGGATATTACGATCAGTATTACCTCAATCCCAAAGGTACTGAAGAAGAAATTGAACCAGATTCAGAAGTAACAGCAATTGAAATTGCTAAACCATAA